Proteins from one Syntrophaceae bacterium genomic window:
- a CDS encoding sigma 54-interacting transcriptional regulator codes for MSGFSDHVLSVMKSVIESVSDGIYIADLNGYYLMANGAFERISGINRKELAGQHTNFAIEKNWVPRAVNLEVLKDHKSRSRLVRYPSGRDLLVTAAIVWDRDGHPLAVISSLRDVTELNTISRELKKSQVLIEQFKKRIDYLEEQLGNTNKFFVARSTEFRHILAVAKKVASSDATILITGDSGVGKDVLAQFIHYHSSRHRLGSFVKVDCAALPPTLLESELFGYEKGAFTDARSQGKQGLFELAHGGTLFLDEIGEFPLELQPKLLNVLQDRSIKRLGGLASLPIDVRIIAATNMDLERMVKERKFRKDLYYRLNVIPMHVSPLRDRREDVLPLIKHFMKIYNQRYQTDKALSIDALNALIQHEWPGNVREVRNTVERIVVTSEGDVITMEDLPREIRAAYGGPYQQRLDSPLQGGQTGPLRKQVEEFERILIRRTIRKFGNLNDAAKELQIDLSTLTRKNRKYGLTGTVKATG; via the coding sequence GTGTCCGGATTTTCCGACCACGTCCTGAGCGTCATGAAGTCCGTCATCGAGTCCGTCTCCGACGGCATTTACATCGCCGATCTCAACGGCTACTACCTGATGGCCAACGGGGCCTTCGAACGCATCAGCGGCATCAACCGCAAGGAGCTGGCGGGACAGCATACGAATTTCGCCATTGAAAAAAACTGGGTTCCCCGGGCCGTGAACCTGGAGGTCCTCAAGGATCACAAGAGCCGCAGCCGCCTGGTCCGCTATCCAAGCGGGCGCGATCTGCTGGTGACGGCGGCCATCGTCTGGGACAGGGACGGACATCCCCTGGCGGTCATCAGCTCCCTGCGGGACGTGACGGAGCTGAACACCATCAGCCGTGAGCTGAAAAAATCGCAGGTCCTGATCGAACAGTTCAAGAAGCGGATCGACTACCTAGAGGAACAGCTCGGGAATACAAACAAGTTCTTCGTCGCCCGGAGCACCGAGTTCCGGCATATCCTCGCGGTGGCCAAGAAGGTTGCCTCGTCGGACGCAACGATTCTCATCACCGGTGACTCGGGGGTCGGCAAAGACGTCCTGGCCCAGTTCATCCACTATCACAGTTCCCGCCACCGCCTGGGCTCCTTCGTCAAGGTAGACTGCGCCGCCCTGCCACCGACGCTCCTCGAATCGGAGCTCTTCGGCTACGAGAAGGGGGCCTTCACGGACGCCCGGAGCCAGGGCAAGCAGGGGCTTTTCGAACTGGCCCATGGCGGTACCCTGTTTCTCGACGAGATCGGCGAGTTCCCGCTGGAACTGCAGCCCAAGCTCCTCAACGTGCTGCAGGACCGGTCCATCAAGCGCCTCGGGGGCCTGGCCAGCCTCCCCATTGACGTGCGCATCATCGCCGCCACGAACATGGACCTGGAACGGATGGTCAAGGAAAGAAAATTCCGGAAAGATCTCTATTACCGCCTGAACGTGATCCCCATGCACGTCAGCCCGCTCCGGGATCGGCGGGAGGATGTTCTGCCCCTGATCAAGCACTTCATGAAGATCTACAACCAGCGTTACCAGACGGACAAGGCGCTGTCCATCGACGCCCTCAACGCCCTGATCCAGCACGAATGGCCAGGAAACGTTCGGGAGGTCCGGAACACCGTTGAGCGGATCGTCGTCACCAGCGAAGGGGATGTGATCACCATGGAAGACCTGCCCCGGGAGATCCGGGCGGCTTACGGGGGCCCCTACCAGCAGCGTTTGGACAGCCCCTTGCAGGGCGGGCAGACGGGTCCTCTGCGTAAACAGGTGGAGGAATTCGAGCGAATCCTCATCCGGAGAACCATCCGGAAATTCGGGAACTTGAACGATGCGGCGAAGGAACTGCAGATCGACCTGTCCACCCTGACCCGCAAGAACAGGAAATACGGCCTCACGGGAACAGTCAAGGCAACAGGCTGA
- a CDS encoding acyl-CoA dehydrogenase — MDYELSEELKMLKEMAYKFAVAEFTPISKECDEHEKYTPEIRKKAAENGLVGAWIPEEYGGANAGSLGNAIITEELSKVDMGIGLNVVAACFGCESIFQYGSEELKKKYLPPVCAGDWVSSGGYTEPNAGTDASGYKTRAVKDGSDYVINGNKMFITNGSVADFMVTACITNPDEKKHNSFSLIIVPMDTPGITRNKIKGKLGIRASDTAEIALEDVRVPQANLIGKEGKGFIQLMHFFDTTRVMVSAQGLGLSEACLETSVKYVKERTAFGQPIGNYQLSQKKLTEMVIQIEALRGLVYKSAWLIDQGKPDYTLAAMAKFYSGQTAVFCANAAVELHGGYGYIDEYSVQKWYRDAKILELYEGTKEAEIMTIGRYLQTR; from the coding sequence ATGGATTACGAGCTTTCCGAAGAATTGAAGATGTTGAAGGAGATGGCGTACAAGTTCGCGGTGGCGGAGTTCACGCCGATTTCGAAGGAGTGCGACGAGCACGAGAAGTACACGCCGGAGATCCGGAAGAAGGCGGCGGAGAACGGCCTGGTGGGGGCCTGGATCCCGGAGGAGTATGGCGGGGCGAATGCGGGAAGCCTGGGGAACGCGATCATCACGGAAGAGCTGTCGAAGGTGGACATGGGGATCGGCTTGAACGTGGTAGCGGCGTGCTTTGGCTGCGAGTCGATCTTCCAGTACGGCAGCGAGGAGCTGAAGAAGAAGTACCTGCCGCCGGTGTGCGCGGGCGATTGGGTGAGTTCCGGTGGCTATACCGAGCCGAACGCGGGGACGGACGCGTCGGGATACAAGACGCGGGCCGTGAAGGACGGGTCGGACTACGTGATCAACGGGAACAAGATGTTTATCACAAATGGTTCGGTGGCGGACTTCATGGTAACGGCGTGCATCACGAACCCCGATGAAAAGAAGCACAACAGCTTCAGCCTGATCATCGTCCCGATGGACACCCCGGGGATCACCCGGAACAAGATCAAGGGGAAGCTGGGGATTCGTGCGAGCGACACGGCGGAGATCGCGCTGGAGGACGTCCGTGTTCCGCAGGCGAACCTGATCGGGAAGGAAGGCAAAGGATTCATCCAGCTGATGCACTTCTTCGACACGACCCGCGTCATGGTTTCGGCTCAGGGTCTCGGGCTTTCGGAGGCGTGCCTGGAGACGTCGGTGAAATACGTGAAAGAGCGGACGGCGTTCGGGCAGCCGATCGGGAACTACCAGCTTTCGCAGAAGAAGCTGACGGAGATGGTGATTCAGATTGAGGCGTTGCGCGGATTGGTGTACAAGTCGGCGTGGCTGATCGACCAGGGCAAGCCGGACTACACGCTGGCAGCGATGGCGAAGTTCTACAGCGGGCAGACGGCGGTGTTCTGCGCCAATGCGGCAGTGGAGCTCCACGGAGGCTACGGGTACATCGACGAGTACTCGGTACAGAAGTGGTACCGGGACGCGAAGATCCTGGAGCTGTACGAGGGGACGAAGGAAGCGGAGATCATGACCATCGGTCGGTATCTCCAGACGAGATAG
- a CDS encoding acetyl-CoA C-acyltransferase: MKDVVIVSACRTAIGEFGGSLRDMQLPYIGAVVMKEAIKRAGIDPATIGDVRFGCCMEPAEAMNVSRVAALIAGIPETVTACTMNRVCISGMEAVVSGMAMIQAGMVDIVLAGGMEHMSGVPYIVPAARWGCRFQDQIFMDALVHGLHAGSHILPGPELGPIKDGPIIDKFRGKPYIMGVTAELIAQKHNLTRQEIDEVALRSHNNTERATVEGDFREEIVPIEVPTKKGKPPKIFDKDEHFRPGLTMEDLAKLPAAFVPKIGLVTAGNASGINDGAAAVVIMSAEKAKELGLKPIAKIKAVGRGGCHPSVMGLSPVPAVNDLMARSGIKLSDFELIELNEAFAAQYLGCERELGLNREITNVNGSGCGLGHPVGATGCRLIVSLIHAMKKRGKTLGMATLCGGGGVSLATAVEML, translated from the coding sequence ATGAAAGATGTAGTTATTGTATCGGCGTGCCGGACGGCCATCGGCGAGTTCGGCGGATCGCTCCGGGACATGCAGCTGCCCTACATCGGCGCTGTCGTCATGAAGGAGGCCATCAAGCGGGCGGGGATCGACCCGGCCACCATCGGGGACGTGCGGTTCGGATGCTGCATGGAGCCGGCGGAGGCGATGAACGTGTCCCGCGTCGCAGCCCTGATTGCTGGGATCCCGGAGACGGTCACGGCCTGCACGATGAACCGGGTGTGCATCTCCGGCATGGAGGCGGTCGTTTCCGGTATGGCCATGATCCAGGCGGGGATGGTGGACATCGTTCTGGCCGGTGGCATGGAGCACATGTCGGGAGTTCCCTACATCGTGCCGGCGGCCCGCTGGGGCTGCCGGTTCCAGGATCAGATCTTCATGGACGCCCTGGTCCACGGCCTCCACGCGGGGTCGCACATCCTGCCCGGCCCGGAGCTGGGGCCCATCAAGGACGGACCGATCATCGACAAGTTCCGGGGGAAGCCCTACATCATGGGCGTCACGGCGGAACTGATCGCCCAGAAGCACAACCTGACCCGTCAGGAGATCGACGAGGTGGCCCTGCGGAGCCACAACAACACGGAGCGGGCCACCGTCGAGGGCGACTTCAGGGAGGAGATCGTCCCCATCGAAGTTCCGACCAAGAAGGGCAAACCGCCAAAAATCTTCGACAAGGACGAGCACTTCCGTCCGGGCCTCACCATGGAGGACCTGGCGAAGCTGCCGGCAGCCTTCGTTCCGAAGATCGGTCTGGTCACGGCGGGGAATGCCTCGGGCATCAACGACGGCGCTGCCGCCGTGGTCATCATGTCCGCCGAGAAGGCGAAGGAACTCGGCCTGAAGCCCATTGCAAAGATCAAGGCCGTGGGTCGCGGCGGCTGCCACCCCTCCGTCATGGGACTCAGTCCCGTTCCGGCGGTGAATGACCTGATGGCCCGGTCGGGCATCAAGCTGTCCGATTTCGAGCTCATCGAGCTGAACGAGGCCTTCGCCGCCCAGTACCTGGGCTGTGAGCGAGAACTGGGGCTGAACCGGGAAATCACGAACGTCAACGGGTCCGGCTGCGGCCTGGGGCATCCGGTCGGCGCCACGGGCTGCCGGCTCATCGTGTCGCTGATCCATGCCATGAAGAAGCGGGGCAAGACCCTCGGAATGGCGACCCTTTGCGGTGGCGGCGGTGTGTCCCTCGCCACGGCGGTGGAGATGCTTTAA
- a CDS encoding GNAT family N-acetyltransferase, translating into MPGIESGEEPVSHWNVIQVSEYMPGLLGRVTDLHGRYYHRHWGFDLFFEAKVATEMAAFLERFDPARDGLWVAMVEDRIIGAVAIAGRDADTLGARLRWLIVAQEHQGRGIGKALIREAVAFCRHARFRCVYLTTFAGLDAARCLYEREGFHLLEEREDAHWGKTVPEQTFELQI; encoded by the coding sequence ATGCCTGGGATCGAGAGTGGAGAAGAACCTGTGAGCCATTGGAATGTCATTCAGGTTTCTGAATACATGCCCGGTCTCCTCGGCCGGGTGACGGATCTGCATGGACGGTATTACCACCGTCACTGGGGGTTCGATCTCTTTTTTGAAGCCAAGGTGGCGACGGAGATGGCCGCGTTCCTGGAGCGCTTCGATCCGGCCCGGGACGGCCTCTGGGTTGCCATGGTGGAGGACCGGATCATAGGGGCCGTCGCAATCGCCGGCCGGGACGCCGATACCCTCGGGGCCAGACTGCGCTGGCTGATCGTCGCGCAGGAGCATCAGGGGCGGGGAATCGGGAAAGCCCTGATACGGGAAGCCGTCGCGTTCTGCCGGCATGCCCGCTTCCGGTGTGTATATTTGACGACCTTTGCCGGGCTCGATGCGGCCCGCTGTCTTTATGAGCGGGAGGGCTTTCACCTTCTGGAGGAACGGGAAGACGCCCACTGGGGCAAGACCGTGCCGGAGCAGACATTCGAGCTTCAGATTTGA
- a CDS encoding isovaleryl-CoA dehydrogenase (catalyzes the formation of 3-methylbut-2-enoyl CoA from 3-methylbutanoyl CoA) has protein sequence MIPFTDEQKMLRETMRSFAEKEVAPLAYEIDEQERFPTESFRKLAAMGLAGLTAPAEYGGAGAGYTELCIITEELSAVCLSTAASWGTHACLCLDNIRRNATEAQLAKHLPPLCRGEKIGGLAMTEPSSGSDVMSMKLRAEDKGDHYLFNGSKIFISNGPVGDVFVVYAKTAPEKKAHGVSAFIIEKEFPGFSRGKKFEKMGWRGSPTGELIFEDCRVPKENLLGKENKGFLVLMSGLNTERVCLGAMSLGLARGAYEVALKYARERVQFGKPIAAFQLIQAKLADMAMEIELGRLITYKGALLADQGKHREMNLTAAYAKLYTSEAAMRITTEAVQILGGYGYIKEFPVERMMRDAKLQSIGGGTSEIQRMIIAREILGDVAG, from the coding sequence ATGATCCCTTTCACCGATGAGCAGAAGATGCTGCGGGAGACGATGCGCAGCTTTGCCGAGAAGGAAGTAGCGCCCCTGGCCTATGAAATCGACGAACAGGAGCGCTTTCCCACGGAAAGCTTCCGGAAGCTTGCCGCCATGGGACTGGCGGGCCTGACCGCGCCGGCCGAATACGGCGGTGCCGGGGCGGGATATACGGAACTGTGCATCATCACGGAAGAACTTTCCGCGGTGTGCCTTTCCACCGCCGCTTCCTGGGGGACCCACGCCTGCCTGTGCCTGGACAACATCCGCCGGAACGCGACGGAGGCACAGCTCGCGAAACATCTTCCACCGCTCTGCCGGGGCGAAAAAATCGGTGGATTGGCCATGACGGAACCCTCCTCCGGGTCGGACGTCATGTCCATGAAACTCCGGGCGGAGGACAAAGGCGACCACTACCTCTTCAACGGCTCCAAGATCTTCATCTCCAACGGCCCCGTGGGGGACGTCTTCGTCGTCTACGCCAAAACGGCCCCGGAAAAGAAGGCCCACGGCGTATCGGCCTTCATCATCGAGAAGGAATTCCCCGGCTTCTCCCGGGGGAAGAAATTCGAGAAGATGGGGTGGCGCGGCTCCCCGACGGGAGAGCTGATTTTCGAGGATTGCCGGGTGCCCAAGGAGAACCTGCTGGGGAAGGAGAACAAGGGATTCCTGGTCCTGATGAGCGGACTGAACACGGAGCGGGTCTGCTTGGGGGCCATGTCGCTGGGGCTCGCCCGGGGGGCTTACGAGGTGGCGCTCAAGTACGCAAGGGAGAGGGTCCAGTTCGGGAAGCCCATTGCCGCCTTCCAGCTCATTCAGGCCAAACTGGCCGACATGGCCATGGAGATCGAGCTCGGACGTCTCATTACTTACAAGGGAGCCCTCCTGGCGGATCAGGGAAAGCACCGGGAGATGAACCTGACGGCCGCCTATGCGAAGCTCTACACCTCCGAAGCTGCCATGCGGATCACCACGGAGGCCGTCCAGATCCTTGGCGGCTACGGGTACATCAAGGAGTTTCCCGTGGAGCGGATGATGCGGGATGCCAAGCTTCAGAGTATCGGCGGCGGCACGTCGGAGATCCAGCGCATGATTATTGCCCGGGAGATTCTGGGTGACGTGGCGGGATAA
- a CDS encoding isovaleryl-CoA dehydrogenase (catalyzes the formation of 3-methylbut-2-enoyl CoA from 3-methylbutanoyl CoA): MDFELKDEHRMLRESVAQFAAKELKPIAEETDLEDKWPEGMWKKLGDLGVLGITIPPEYGGAGSDVLAGALVVEELARVIPAVSLSYGAHANLCMHNLYHNGNEAQRKKYLPPLCTGEHVGALGLTEPNAGSDAVSIQTTARRDGDFYIVNGSKTFITNGPDARTVILYTKTDKAAGPKGITAFILDTTLPGFSVSRALHKVGNRGSRTGELLLEDCRIPAENVLGVENGGIAVMMRGLDVERAFLSTFALGIAEGAFAEAFKYAKERVQFGKPIASFQLIQAKLADMYTLIEASRLMCYKACILAGQAERGGKGTEVHKLAAAAILFTAEAADKVCTEAVQVHGGYGYCLEYPVQRFWRDSKLGTLGAGTSEMRRLIIARELLMS; the protein is encoded by the coding sequence CATCGCGGAAGAAACGGATCTGGAAGACAAGTGGCCCGAGGGCATGTGGAAGAAGCTTGGGGACTTGGGTGTTCTGGGTATTACCATCCCCCCTGAATACGGCGGCGCCGGATCGGACGTTCTGGCGGGCGCCCTGGTCGTTGAAGAGCTGGCACGGGTTATCCCCGCCGTGTCTCTTTCCTACGGAGCCCATGCCAACCTCTGCATGCACAACCTGTATCACAACGGAAACGAGGCCCAGCGGAAGAAATACCTGCCCCCTCTCTGCACCGGAGAGCATGTGGGAGCCCTGGGACTTACGGAGCCCAATGCCGGATCCGACGCGGTCAGCATCCAGACGACGGCCCGGCGCGATGGAGACTTCTATATCGTCAACGGAAGCAAAACGTTCATTACCAACGGACCGGATGCCCGGACCGTAATCCTTTACACCAAGACGGACAAGGCAGCCGGTCCGAAAGGCATCACGGCCTTCATTCTGGACACGACCCTGCCCGGCTTTTCCGTGTCCCGCGCCCTGCACAAGGTGGGCAACCGGGGTTCCCGGACGGGGGAACTGCTGCTGGAAGATTGCCGCATCCCCGCGGAGAACGTCCTGGGCGTCGAGAACGGCGGGATCGCCGTCATGATGCGGGGCCTCGACGTGGAGCGGGCGTTCCTCTCCACCTTTGCCCTGGGCATTGCGGAGGGGGCCTTTGCGGAAGCCTTCAAGTACGCCAAGGAAAGGGTCCAGTTCGGCAAGCCCATTGCCTCGTTCCAGCTGATCCAGGCGAAGCTGGCCGACATGTACACCCTCATCGAGGCGTCCCGCCTGATGTGCTACAAGGCCTGCATCCTCGCCGGCCAGGCGGAGCGGGGTGGCAAAGGCACCGAGGTCCACAAGCTGGCGGCGGCGGCCATCCTGTTCACAGCCGAGGCTGCCGACAAGGTGTGCACCGAGGCGGTCCAGGTCCACGGCGGTTATGGGTACTGCCTCGAATACCCGGTCCAGCGTTTCTGGCGGGATTCGAAGCTTGGCACCCTGGGTGCGGGCACGTCGGAAATGAGAAGGCTCATCATTGCCCGGGAACTGCTGATGAGTTGA
- a CDS encoding Zn-ribbon domain-containing OB-fold protein: MSKEYKTLMTEIRLPYELAYGPVWTRFFEGMAEKKIFGTKCAKCNRILVPARSFCPRCFVDTDEWVEVAQTGTLTAWSYVNYRYFGMPTEPPFISALMRLDGTDVDFLHILGGFDLADFEKARKIVKNGMRLKAVWSNDKKAHIMNLKYFKPL, from the coding sequence ATGTCGAAGGAATATAAGACGTTGATGACGGAAATCCGGCTTCCCTACGAACTCGCATATGGTCCTGTCTGGACGCGGTTCTTCGAGGGGATGGCGGAAAAGAAGATATTCGGAACCAAGTGCGCCAAGTGCAACCGGATCCTCGTGCCGGCCCGGAGCTTCTGTCCCCGCTGCTTTGTCGATACGGACGAATGGGTCGAGGTAGCCCAGACAGGCACGCTGACGGCGTGGAGCTATGTCAACTATCGCTATTTCGGCATGCCGACGGAACCGCCGTTCATCAGCGCGCTGATGCGCCTGGACGGCACGGACGTCGACTTTCTGCATATCCTTGGCGGCTTCGATCTGGCGGACTTCGAGAAGGCCAGAAAAATCGTCAAGAACGGAATGCGCCTGAAGGCGGTCTGGAGCAACGACAAGAAGGCGCATATCATGAACCTGAAGTATTTCAAACCGCTGTAA
- a CDS encoding 3-oxoacyl-ACP reductase FabG, with amino-acid sequence MGIMDQFRLSGRIAVVTGGSKGLGRAVAIGLAEAGATIVVVSRTKNLIEETAAEIILNGGEAIAVPADVRSEEDIERMVALVAEKYGRIDILVNNAGIGGSRKVVALTVDEWNTMMDTNVKSIFLTARAVGKVMIRQRSGKVINISSVLGKGALPRSMHYGASKAAIMHMTKTLALEWAPFNIHVNCIAPGWFLTEMTKDQQEGENRKFLIQRIPFGRFGEPEEMVGVAVFLASEASNYITGDTVFIDGGYSLW; translated from the coding sequence ATGGGCATCATGGATCAGTTCAGACTGTCGGGACGTATTGCCGTTGTAACCGGCGGGAGCAAGGGATTGGGCCGAGCCGTGGCGATCGGTCTGGCGGAAGCGGGAGCCACGATCGTCGTGGTAAGCCGGACGAAGAACCTCATCGAGGAGACTGCCGCCGAGATCATCCTGAACGGGGGAGAGGCGATCGCTGTTCCTGCGGATGTGAGGAGTGAGGAGGACATCGAGAGGATGGTCGCCCTGGTGGCGGAGAAGTACGGCCGCATCGACATCCTCGTCAACAATGCCGGAATCGGGGGCTCCAGGAAGGTCGTCGCCCTGACAGTGGACGAGTGGAACACCATGATGGACACCAACGTGAAATCGATCTTCCTCACTGCCCGCGCCGTGGGAAAGGTGATGATCCGGCAGCGGTCCGGAAAGGTGATCAACATCAGCTCGGTCCTGGGGAAGGGGGCGCTCCCCCGCTCCATGCACTATGGGGCATCGAAGGCCGCGATCATGCACATGACCAAGACCCTGGCTCTCGAGTGGGCGCCTTTCAACATTCACGTCAACTGCATCGCCCCCGGCTGGTTTCTGACGGAGATGACGAAAGATCAGCAGGAAGGCGAAAACCGGAAATTCCTCATCCAGAGAATCCCCTTCGGACGGTTCGGGGAGCCCGAGGAAATGGTCGGTGTGGCCGTGTTCCTGGCCTCGGAGGCGTCGAACTACATCACGGGGGATACCGTCTTCATCGATGGCGGGTATTCCCTCTGGTAG
- a CDS encoding 4-hydroxybutyrate CoA-transferase has protein sequence MSWKEVYTSRLMSAQEAAKIVKSGDRFWTPLLLGQPAMPIMDAIADRKDELKDVEYCFALVLRPYKIFKPEYRDTFKLVCGFYSTPHLQELAKSEWSNFWPTQSSDIAIKNAHRNRVYPRRTGIITQVTPPDEHGFVNLGLDTFYTEHIMDQCDWIIAEVNPNMPRTYGQSNFHVSRFTAFVENPNPIIAVPTPDANEQERKMAENVVGLLRDRDCIQVGIGAVPAAISKLLEHSGLKDLGVHTEMAPAGTHKLVEKGVVTCKYKKVNPGKIVLVFTMGDKELYDFLGNNPMVEFRPTIYANHIGIISQEENMVAINGSIEVDLTGQIVSESVGNLMRTGSGGQLDFVVGSFWSKGGRAINLVPSTTLNDTVSRIVPYTTWGSRVTVPRHYAGFVVTEWGVADLYGRSEPERAEALIAIAHPKFREELEKAGRERGLIKKKTF, from the coding sequence ATGAGTTGGAAGGAAGTTTACACGAGCAGGCTGATGTCAGCGCAGGAAGCGGCGAAGATCGTCAAATCGGGTGATCGTTTTTGGACGCCTCTGCTTTTGGGGCAACCAGCAATGCCGATCATGGACGCCATTGCGGACCGCAAGGACGAGTTGAAAGATGTGGAGTACTGTTTTGCCCTCGTCCTCAGGCCCTACAAGATCTTCAAGCCCGAATACCGCGATACCTTCAAGCTGGTCTGCGGTTTCTACAGCACACCGCACCTGCAGGAGCTGGCCAAGAGCGAATGGTCCAATTTCTGGCCTACCCAGAGCTCCGACATCGCCATCAAGAACGCGCATCGGAACCGGGTATACCCGCGCCGCACGGGGATCATCACCCAGGTAACCCCGCCGGACGAGCACGGCTTTGTAAATCTCGGGCTCGACACCTTCTACACCGAGCACATCATGGACCAGTGTGACTGGATCATCGCCGAGGTCAACCCGAACATGCCCCGGACCTATGGGCAGAGCAACTTCCACGTCAGCCGCTTCACGGCCTTCGTGGAGAACCCCAACCCGATCATCGCCGTTCCCACGCCGGATGCGAACGAGCAGGAACGAAAAATGGCCGAAAACGTCGTCGGCCTGCTCCGCGACCGGGACTGCATCCAGGTCGGCATCGGGGCTGTTCCGGCGGCCATCAGCAAGCTCCTGGAGCACTCGGGGCTGAAGGACCTGGGCGTCCACACGGAAATGGCCCCGGCGGGGACCCACAAGCTCGTGGAAAAGGGCGTCGTCACCTGCAAGTACAAGAAAGTGAACCCCGGCAAGATCGTCTTGGTTTTCACCATGGGCGACAAAGAGCTCTACGACTTCCTGGGAAACAACCCCATGGTGGAATTCCGTCCCACCATCTACGCAAACCACATCGGCATCATTTCCCAGGAAGAGAACATGGTGGCCATCAACGGGTCGATCGAGGTGGACCTCACGGGGCAGATCGTTTCCGAATCCGTAGGGAACCTGATGAGGACGGGCTCCGGCGGCCAGTTGGACTTCGTTGTCGGCTCCTTCTGGTCCAAGGGCGGCCGGGCGATCAACCTGGTGCCGTCGACGACCCTGAACGATACGGTTTCGCGAATTGTACCCTACACCACGTGGGGATCGCGGGTCACGGTACCGAGGCATTACGCGGGCTTCGTCGTGACCGAATGGGGCGTTGCGGACCTCTATGGCCGGTCCGAGCCGGAGCGGGCCGAGGCGCTGATTGCCATCGCCCACCCGAAATTCCGGGAGGAGCTGGAGAAGGCCGGCCGTGAGCGGGGCCTCATCAAGAAGAAGACGTTCTAA
- a CDS encoding thiolase family protein encodes MSKKVAIVSVAQSAGPASKDNFYDQAYRVTRECLDKVGMTRDDLGTVVSASSDIFHGGISCANAYYWETTGAFLKNASRQDGESLFAFMYGAMRIMSGQYDNCLLLALCKGSENPENDTCTLMFGDPFYHRDLGLTETTSAAFQMQAYMEKYGVTKEQCAKVAVKNLGNALRNPYAHRRGKYSVADILNSAPAAAPLTDLQIAPKSEGFVAMLLASEKKAKKLTDKPVWFKGYGSSLDTYFLGDRNLLDTQLKNAAAQAYKMAGIKDPKKEIDVAEITEPYAFQELLWCEELGFCRPGEAGKMLDKGTTGIGGALPVNPSGGVLANNPYVSRGLQRLVEGFLQIRGEAGEHQVDKKVKTALAHGTHGFAGQCHAVAIIGV; translated from the coding sequence ATGTCGAAAAAGGTAGCGATTGTATCCGTGGCACAGAGTGCCGGGCCTGCATCGAAGGACAACTTCTATGACCAGGCCTATCGGGTGACGCGGGAATGCCTGGACAAGGTCGGGATGACCCGGGACGACCTGGGAACGGTCGTGTCGGCATCGTCGGACATTTTCCACGGCGGAATCTCCTGCGCAAACGCGTATTACTGGGAAACGACGGGGGCCTTCCTGAAGAACGCCTCACGCCAGGACGGTGAATCCCTGTTTGCCTTCATGTACGGCGCCATGCGGATCATGTCCGGCCAATATGACAACTGCCTGCTCCTGGCTCTTTGCAAGGGTTCGGAGAACCCGGAGAACGACACCTGCACGCTGATGTTCGGCGACCCCTTCTATCACCGGGATCTCGGATTGACGGAAACGACATCGGCGGCTTTCCAGATGCAGGCGTACATGGAGAAATACGGAGTTACGAAAGAGCAGTGCGCAAAAGTGGCTGTGAAGAACCTCGGCAATGCCCTCCGCAATCCTTATGCTCACCGCCGGGGAAAGTACTCCGTGGCGGACATTCTGAATTCCGCTCCCGCCGCTGCCCCGCTGACGGACCTCCAAATCGCACCGAAGTCGGAGGGCTTCGTGGCAATGCTCCTGGCTTCGGAAAAGAAAGCGAAAAAGCTGACGGACAAGCCCGTCTGGTTCAAGGGCTACGGATCCTCCCTGGACACCTATTTCCTCGGCGACCGCAATCTTCTGGATACCCAGCTGAAAAATGCCGCGGCCCAGGCCTACAAGATGGCGGGCATCAAGGACCCGAAGAAAGAGATCGACGTTGCGGAAATCACCGAGCCCTACGCGTTCCAGGAACTGCTCTGGTGCGAGGAGCTCGGATTCTGCAGGCCCGGTGAGGCTGGCAAGATGCTCGATAAGGGAACCACGGGAATCGGCGGCGCCCTGCCGGTCAATCCCTCCGGCGGAGTCCTTGCGAACAACCCCTATGTGTCCCGGGGGCTGCAGAGGCTCGTGGAGGGATTTCTGCAGATCCGCGGCGAGGCGGGCGAGCACCAGGTGGACAAGAAGGTGAAGACGGCCCTGGCCCATGGGACCCATGGGTTCGCCGGGCAGTGCCATGCCGTCGCCATCATTGGCGTATAG